The Thioalkalivibrio nitratireducens DSM 14787 DNA segment GGCGGCCCGGGCCCGTGCTAACGTGGCGTCTCGATCCGCGTCGAATGCCTCGACATCAAGGTGCACGTGCGTGTCGATCAGAGGTAGCGGAACCCGGTTCATTCGGGAATTCTACCTTGAGCGGGGACGAGGATCAGCGCGCCGCGCGGGTCCGACGGTCAGCGGTGGCTTGAAACCTCCGCCGCGGGGGCCGTATCCCATTGACGCTCGGCCTCCGGGACCCGGAGCAGCCACATCTGGTACAGCGATGTGAAGATCATCACGGTCGACGCCACCGAGTAGCCGAATCCACCGAACATGACGAGCCACCCGAAGCCGGGCTGCCACTTGGTCAGCCACCACGCAGCGACATCCATGATCAGGAACGCGAACGGCGCGACGATCAGCAGCGATTTGAAGATCGGATCGAAACCCCGCGCAAACGCGAAAATCAGGCCGACGCCAAAGAACAGCATGCTGATGCCGAACAGGTGGATATGCGACACGCGGGTCAGGCTGGCCACCGTGGGGCCGGTATCGATCTCTGCGCGTTCCTGCAGGTTTGCGAGATGATTGTAGTCCGCGATCCCGGGCATCGTGGAATGACACGCGACACAGTACTGCTGGACGATCGGCTGGATCGTCGGCTCCCAGTCGCTCGCCGGGGCACCCCGGCGAGCCCAGTCGATCAGGATCTGGCGCTCCTCGTCGGGCGCATACCCCTTCATGGAACCGTTCAGCGCCGACTCGAGGCGAGTGTTGGTACGGTTTCCGTGGTAGCTGTAGACGATGTCATCGATCGACAGCCCAGGCTTTCCGTCGGCCATCCCGTGGGTGAGCATAATCTGGGCGCCTGCGATCAACAGCCCCACGCCGATGGCGAGCAGGTAGCCAGTGAACAGTACCCGGACCGGAAGCGGTAGCCGGGGCAGATCGGGGAACGGGATCGAATTCATGAAGCGTCCTTTTCCGTATGGGTGACGGGGCTATTGTATAAGCACTCCGCCATATTCGGAGATGCAAATTTTCAGCCAAACGGACGCGATTCCTTTCGGTTTATACGGTATTTTTCATGATTACCCGAACATGCGGCCGGCGCGGCACCGGCGCCCGGGGACAAGGCCGGGCGTGAAGCGCAGCCCCCAGGCCGGCGCCGGCACGGAGAATCAGTTGTCTTTCGCGCCCTGGGCGACCCAGTCGCGCAGCAGGGCGATCTCCGAGGCAGGCAGCGGATGGCGCTCGTGCGGCATCGAGATGGACGGATCGGCACGGCCTTCCACCAGCTGGTTGAGCACGCTGATCAGCGGCTCACCCGGTTCGACCACCGGTCCGTAGCGGGTCCCTTTCATCAGGCTCTCGTAACTGGCGAGTTCGAGACCGCTTTCCTCGTAGCCGCGCTCCCCGGGCGTGTGACATTCCACGCAGCGGTTGTCGAGAATCGGCTGCACCTGTGCACTGAAACTCACCACCGGGTCGCTGCAGCCGACCATCGTCGCGCCCGCCAGCATCAGGCCGGCCGCCGCCAGGCCGAGACGCAGCGCGCTGGGCATCGGGTTCGGTGTCTTGCTTTCCATCGACTTGCCTCTCTGCAGAATGGGGATCGAGTGCCGGCCCGAAGTCAGAACCAACCGTTGAATATTAGTCCCAGCTAATAGGATGGGCAAGAGGAACGCGCAGTCGCCTGGCGCCGTCAGGGGCAGGGATAGGTGAACCGGGCGTGGATCTCTTCGATACCGGCGAGCACCGCATGGTCCAGGGTCAGGTCGACGCTCGCAATGTTTTCCGCCAGCTGCCCAACGCTCGTGGCCCCGACTAGGTTGCTGGTCACGAAGGGCTGGTGGTTGATGAATGCCAGCGCCATCTGCGCGGGCGTCAGCCCGTGCGCCCGCGCCAGCGCCGCGTACTCTTCAGTGGCGGCAATTCCCTGAGGATTACTGTAGCGCGAAAAGCGTTCGAACCGGGTCAGCCGCGCACCGGCTGGCCGTACCGACCCGAGATACTTGCCCGTCAGTGTTCCGAAGGCCAGCGGCGAGTAGGCAAGCAGGCCGACCCGTTCGCGGATCGCCATTTCCGCCAGCCCGGCCTCGAAACTTCGGTTCAGCAGATTGTAGGGGTTCTGGATGCTGGCCACCCGGGGCGCGGTGCCCTGCTCCGACGCGCGCAGCCATTGCATCAGGCCCCAGGGCGTCTCGTTGGAGATCCCGATCGCGCGCACGCGCCCGCGCCGGACGAAATCTTCCAGCACGGCGGCCATCTCGGCGATCCCGGTTGCGGCTTCTTCGGACTGGTGCCGATATCCCAGTTGGCCGAAGAAGTTGGTGCTGCGCGAAGGCCAATGCACCTGGTAGAGATCCACGTAGTCGGTCTGCAGGCGTTGCAGGCTGTCGTTCAGCGCCCGCTCCATCTGATCGCGCACCAGCTGCGGGCCGCCGCGCAACCAGGGGATGTCGGCGGGCCCGGCGACCTTGGTGGCCAACACCATCCGGTCACGGCAGCCGCGGGCCTGCAGCCAGCGCCCGATGTACGTCTCGGTCCGCCCCTGAGTCTCCGCCCGCGGGGGTACCGGGTACATCTCCGCGGCGTCGATCAGGTTCACGCCCTGCTCGAGCGCATAATCGAGCTGCTCGAAGGCCTCGGCCTCGGTGTTCTGTTCGCCCCAGGTCATCGTGCCCAGCCCGATCAGGCTGACCTCGATCCCGGCGTTTCCGAGCGTTCGGTATTGCATTGCGGATCCCTCGACGTCAGGTTCAGGTGAACAGGGTCAGCACTCCGGTGTAGCCATACAGGCGATTGGCGAAGATCTCGCCGTTGGCAAAGAACCCAACCAGCGGCACTTCGCCCAGCGCGTCCTGGACGATCGCGAGTTCCGCGCCCTCGTCGCCGAACTGGTAGCGCCCCCGACCGAGGCAACTCACGTAGACGCCGCCGCGGATCGCGTTGCCGGACTGTGCGCGGATCTCTGCCAGCATGCGCTCCAGATCCTCGCGCGCCGCCTGCCCGTCGCGGCGGACGAACAGGATGTTGCTGCCCTGGCTGAGCATTTCGCCGACAGCGAGCAGATCCCGGTCCAGATCGATGCCGATGATGTTGCGCACGCGGTAGTCGCCGGTATCCGAGCCGCTGATCGGCAGACCGATGTGGATGTACCCCAGCGCACGACGCAGATCCCGGGACAGCACGTCGCCGATCACTTCACGGAAGACCGGCAGCGCCGGACGGTCATCCAGTTTCACGATGATATTGCGCCAGGTCTCGCTCAACCGGTACTGTCGGGGCAGCGGGGAACAGCCCTGGGTGTGCCGGGCCGCCAGGGGAACCGAGCCCCGAAGGGCCAGGCCGGAGACCCCGCCGCTGACCACCTCTCCAGCAAACTGCACCACTTCTCCCTGCCCCGATCCCACCCCTCCAGTGCAGAACCAGGCGGTCTCGCGATCGACCCGGGTCAACAGATCCTCCAGGCCCGTAAAGCCCGGGTCGGCATGCAGGATCAGGCGCCCGGGGTCGTCCAGACCCAGAAACCCCTGCAAGCGCTCGCACAAAGCCTCGAAGGACTGTACACCCGGACCGATCACCCGTACTTCGTGCTGAGGCAGTTCCCCCACCATCGCCACCGCGGTGGGGCTCTCGTAGTATTCACGCCGGTTGGCGATCAGCGCGACGCCCGCAGCACCCACCCACTGGTGCACGCCCGTGGCGTCGCGAAGGGCGGCCAGCAGTTCTGTGCCGTGGCGCGCCATCGAGTCCGAGACGTACAGCAGCCCGATTCGGGTTCCGGAATCGGGCGCCGGCAGCGCGAGCGCGTCGGCCAGGGACCGGGCCAGCACGGCCGGCTCGCTCGCAGTCGCTGCAGCGGCTCGAAAGGGGGAGGAAGCGATCATCCGGTCGGGTGCTCCAGCATGGTGGGTACCTCGTTGTCATCCATAGCGATACCGGCAAGGGTTTCGATGCGCCCCGGCCCGCGCAGGAAGCGCAGCCAGGCGTGGTGGCGTTCTTCCAGTTCATCGAGGAACCAGGCGATCTCGGAGGGGTGCACCGGTCCGACCCGCCGGTGAAGGTGCCGGACGCGTGCGTCGCGTTCGCGGATCCGCAGCAGCAGCGGCAACCCCAGCGGCAGTACCTGCCCCTGCGCCAGCCACTCGATCGGAGTCGGCCGCAGGGCCGGCAGCCGGCGCGAGCCCAGCCGCAGATGACCACCGCCGCCCGGCTGCCGCAACTGCTCCTTCAGCCAGCCCCGGGGGAACCCCCGGTGCACGATCAATGTGTGCCCGGCAAATCGCGCACGCACCCACTCGAGTTGCCGGGCGGGCCAGTCATGGAGCAATCCGAACAACCGGCGATCTCCGGTGATGCCTTGCCCTGGATCCTAAACGAGCATTCGCGCCTCCGAAAAAAAGCCCCGCTGGTGCGGGGCTTCGGAGCGATCAGCCGCGGCGGTCGAGGATGTCGTGGATGATCGGGGCCAGGATGATCTCCATCGCCAGACCCATCTTGCCACCCGGCACGACCAGCGTGTTCGGCCGCGACATGAAGGAGTCGTGCACCATGTTCAGCAGGTAGGGAAAATCGGTTCCCAACTTCTTCGGATCCCGGAACCGGATCACCACCAGGCTCTCGTCGGGTGTCGGGATATCGCGGGCGATGAACGGATTAGAGGTATCCACCGTCGGTACGCGCTGGAAGTTGATGTCGGTCTGGGAGAACTGCGGAGTGATGTACTTCACGTAATCCGGCATGCGCCGCAGGATGGTGTCGACGATCGCCTCGGCGCTGTAGCCGCGCTCCTCGTTGTCGCGGAAGATCTTCTGGATCCATTCCAGGTTCACGATCGGCACGACGCCGATCCCGAGGTC contains these protein-coding regions:
- a CDS encoding c-type cytochrome domain-containing protein, producing MESKTPNPMPSALRLGLAAAGLMLAGATMVGCSDPVVSFSAQVQPILDNRCVECHTPGERGYEESGLELASYESLMKGTRYGPVVEPGEPLISVLNQLVEGRADPSISMPHERHPLPASEIALLRDWVAQGAKDN
- a CDS encoding NADP(H)-dependent aldo-keto reductase produces the protein MQYRTLGNAGIEVSLIGLGTMTWGEQNTEAEAFEQLDYALEQGVNLIDAAEMYPVPPRAETQGRTETYIGRWLQARGCRDRMVLATKVAGPADIPWLRGGPQLVRDQMERALNDSLQRLQTDYVDLYQVHWPSRSTNFFGQLGYRHQSEEAATGIAEMAAVLEDFVRRGRVRAIGISNETPWGLMQWLRASEQGTAPRVASIQNPYNLLNRSFEAGLAEMAIRERVGLLAYSPLAFGTLTGKYLGSVRPAGARLTRFERFSRYSNPQGIAATEEYAALARAHGLTPAQMALAFINHQPFVTSNLVGATSVGQLAENIASVDLTLDHAVLAGIEEIHARFTYPCP
- a CDS encoding FIST signal transduction protein, whose protein sequence is MIASSPFRAAAATASEPAVLARSLADALALPAPDSGTRIGLLYVSDSMARHGTELLAALRDATGVHQWVGAAGVALIANRREYYESPTAVAMVGELPQHEVRVIGPGVQSFEALCERLQGFLGLDDPGRLILHADPGFTGLEDLLTRVDRETAWFCTGGVGSGQGEVVQFAGEVVSGGVSGLALRGSVPLAARHTQGCSPLPRQYRLSETWRNIIVKLDDRPALPVFREVIGDVLSRDLRRALGYIHIGLPISGSDTGDYRVRNIIGIDLDRDLLAVGEMLSQGSNILFVRRDGQAAREDLERMLAEIRAQSGNAIRGGVYVSCLGRGRYQFGDEGAELAIVQDALGEVPLVGFFANGEIFANRLYGYTGVLTLFT